From a single Meles meles chromosome 21, mMelMel3.1 paternal haplotype, whole genome shotgun sequence genomic region:
- the LOC123933557 gene encoding zinc finger protein 33B-like isoform X4, with translation MNKSQKCAGQGSVSFRDVTVDFTRDEWLQLTGTQRTLYRDVMLENYSHLVSVGCRLTKPEVIFRLEQGGELWPSEAEFPDQGDQDRSQKDQDKHLWRVSLINKKSLTKKRENVFREIPCQDFSHGKRLENVPESIISNNNYSGKNSDEINAFGKLLSGNNQGNTHPGKKSGEQNLGGKSPSHIEGCTEQQKIQTLGPLFENNECGEIFLNKAAVITPTRAQTEEQSCDSKEQGRNTRDEAALEVFQETHTRKNRCEVSECLKSTLLKHQKVNVECNENQTNFSKKSHDTQPSETHTGEKTVECSHCQKSFDQEAHLIQHQKTHTREKPCRSNTSRNTLQKSQLMDPPRSQAGEKLSDYSEAPVPSGLTDQQRTRSEGKLYVCNECKKSFRHSSALKVHQRIHTGEKPYQCTECGKSFYAKSNLNHHQRTHTGEKPYECKECGKSFCVKSNLTKHQKTHTGEKPFKCNECGKTFLQKSQFADHQRTHTGERPYVCNECGVSHGEETL, from the exons AAATGTGCTGGTCAGGGATCCGTGTCATTCAGGGATGTGACTGTGGACTTTACCCGGGATGAGTGGTTACAACTGACGGGCACACAGAGGACACTGTACCGGGACGTGATGCTGGAGAACTACAGTCACCTGGTCTCAGTGG GGTGTCGCCTCACCAAACCAGAGGTGATCTTCAGGCTGGAGCAAGGAGGAGAGCTGTGGCCCTCAGAGGCAGAATTCCCAGACCAGGGTGATCAAG ACAGAAGCCAGAAAGACCAAGACAAACATCTGTGGCGAGTTTCACTCATCAACAAAAAATCACTGactaagaagagagaaaatgttttcaGAGAAATACCCTGTCAGGATTTCTCTCATGGAAAACGtctggaaaatgttccagaatCAATTATTAGTAATAACAATTATTCAGGTAAGAACTCTGATGAAATTAATGCATTTGGGAAGTTACTCTCTGGTAATAACCAAGGAAATACTCATCCTGGAAAAAAGTCTGGTGAACAGAACCTAGGTGGGAAATCCCCAAGTCATATTGAGGGCTGTACTGAGCAACAGAAAATTCAAACTTTGGGGCCactttttgaaaataatgaatGTGGAGAAATCTTTCTTAATAAGGCAGCTGTCATTACACCTACGAGGGCTCAAACAGAAGAGCAGTCCTGTGATTCTAAGGAACAAGGGCGAAATACCAGAGATGAGGCAGCCCTTGAAGTCTTTCAGGAAACTCACACAAGGAAGAACCGCTGTGAGGTCAGTGAGTGCCTGAAGTCAACCCTCTTAAAACATCAGAAAGTTAATGTGGAATGTAATGAAAATCAGACTAATTTCAGCAAGAAGTCCCATGACACTCAACCTTCTGAaactcacacaggagagaaaacGGTTGAATGTAGTCATTGCCAAAAATCTTTTGACCAGGAGGCCCACCTGATTCAGCACCAGAAGACACACACAAGAGAGAAACCCTGTCGAAGTAATACATCTAGAAACACCCTTCAGAAATCACAACTCATGGACCCTCCGCGATCTCAGGCAGGGGAGAAACTCAGTGACTACAGCGAAGCCCCCGTGCCATCAGGCCTTACCGATCAGCAGAGAACACGGTCAGAAGGGAAGCTTTATGTGTGTAACGAGTGCAAGAAGTCTTTCCGTCATAGCTCAGCCCTCAAAGtccatcagagaattcacacaggagagaagcccTATCAATGCACCGAGTGTGGGAAATCCTTCTATGCCAAATCAAACTTGAACCATCATCAGAGGACTCATACAGGGGAGAAGCCCTATGAATGTAAGGAGTGTGGGAAATCCTTCTGTGTGAAATCAAACTTAACTAAACATCAGAAAACACATACAGGAGAGAAACCTTtcaaatgtaatgaatgtgggaaaactTTCTTACAGAAGTCACAGTTTGCTGACCATCAGAGAACACACACGGGGGAGAGACCCTATGTATGTAATGAGTGCG GTGTCTCACACGGGGAAGAAACCCTATGA
- the LOC123933557 gene encoding zinc finger protein 658B-like isoform X3 has translation MDPPRSQAGEKLSDYSEAPVPSGLTDQQRTRSEGKLYVCNECKKSFRHSSALKVHQRIHTGEKPYQCTECGKSFYAKSNLNHHQRTHTGEKPYECKECGKSFCVKSNLTKHQKTHTGEKPFKCNECGKTFLQKSQFADHQRTHTGERPYVCNECGKSFYYKSTLHVHQGKHTEEKPFKCTDCGKSFCYKSALIIHQVSHTGKKPYDCNECGKTFCVKSNLTKHQKIHTGLKPYECNECGKAFSMNSILIVHQRTHTGEKPYGCNECEKSFYKKSALTKHQKTHTGEKPHECNECGKAFHMKSTLIIHQRTHTGEKPFKCNECEKSFYVKSLLNIHQRNHTGKKPHVCSECGKAFSMKSNLTDHQRTHSEEKPYECNECQKTFRHKSTLTVHQRTHTGEKPYKCNECGKSFYMKSALSQHQRIHTGEKPYECKECGKSFFQKSHLTKHQRTHTGEKPYECKECKKTFFQKSHLIEHQRTHTGEKPHECNKCGKSFCYKSALTIHQRTHTEEKPYKCNECEKSFCMKSHLTVHQRTHTGKNPFECKECGKTFYVKSNLINHQRTHTGEKPYECKRCGKSFCMKSTLTVHQRTHTGEKPYECNECGKSFCKKSTLTKHQVIHTREIP, from the coding sequence ATGGACCCTCCGCGATCTCAGGCAGGGGAGAAACTCAGTGACTACAGCGAAGCCCCCGTGCCATCAGGCCTTACCGATCAGCAGAGAACACGGTCAGAAGGGAAGCTTTATGTGTGTAACGAGTGCAAGAAGTCTTTCCGTCATAGCTCAGCCCTCAAAGtccatcagagaattcacacaggagagaagcccTATCAATGCACCGAGTGTGGGAAATCCTTCTATGCCAAATCAAACTTGAACCATCATCAGAGGACTCATACAGGGGAGAAGCCCTATGAATGTAAGGAGTGTGGGAAATCCTTCTGTGTGAAATCAAACTTAACTAAACATCAGAAAACACATACAGGAGAGAAACCTTtcaaatgtaatgaatgtgggaaaactTTCTTACAGAAGTCACAGTTTGCTGACCATCAGAGAACACACACGGGGGAGAGACCCTATGTATGTAATGAGTGCGGTAAGTCCTTCTACTATAAGTCAACCCTGCATGTACATCAGGGGAAGCATACAGAAGAGAAACCCTTTAAATGCACTGACTGTGGGAAATCCTTCTGCTATAAATCTGCCTTAATTATCCATCAGGTGTCTCACACGGGGAAGAAACCCTATGActgtaatgaatgtgggaaaaccTTCTGTGTGAAGTCAAACCTCACTAAACATCAGAAAATTCACACTGGTTTGAAACCTTATGAATGTAATGAGTGTGGCAAAGCCTTCTCTATGAATTCGATCCTAATAGTACACCAGAGAACCCACACGGGGGAGAAACCCTATGGATGCAATGAATGTGAGAAGTCCTTCTATAAAAAATCAGCCCTCACTAAACACCAGAAAACACACACAGGGGAGAAACCACATGAGTGTAacgaatgtgggaaggccttccATATGAAATCCACCTTGATCATACACCAGAGaactcacactggagagaaaccctttaaatgtaatgaatgtgAAAAGTCATTCTATGTGAAGTCACTTCTTAACATTCATCAGAGAAATCACACGGGAAAGAAACCCCATGTATGtagtgaatgtgggaaagccttttcTATGAAGTCCAATCTCACCGATCATCAGAGGACACATTCAGaagagaaaccctatgaatgtaacgAATGTCAGAAGACCTTTCGCCATAAGTCAACTTTAACGGTACACCAGCGAACTCACACAGGGGAGAAACCCtataaatgtaatgaatgtgggaaatcctTCTATATGAAGTCAGCCCTCAGTCAACACCAGAGAATACACACAGGGGAAAAGCCTtatgaatgtaaagaatgtgggaaaTCCTTCTTCCAGAAGTCACACCTCACAAAACATCAGCGCACACACACAggggagaaaccctatgaatgtaaggaatgtaaAAAAACCTTCTTCCAGAAGTCACACCTCATTGAACACCAGAGAACACACACTGGGGAGAAGCCCCATGAATGTAACAAGTGTGGGAAATCTTTCTGTTATAAATCAGCCTTAACCAtacatcagagaactcacacagaaGAGAAACCATATAAATGCAATGAATGTGAGAAATCTTTCTGTATGAAATCACACCTCACTGtacatcagagaactcacacaggaaaGAACCCCtttgaatgtaaggaatgtgggaagacTTTTTATGTGAAGTCAAACCTCATTAATCATCAGAGGACTCATACAGGGGAGAAGCCCTATGAATGTAAGCGATGTGGGAAGTCCTTCTGTATGAAGTCGACCCTCACAGTTCATCAGCGCACACACACGGGGGAGAAGCCCTATGAATGTAACGAATGTGGGAAGTCATTCTGCAAGAAGTCGACTCTCACAAAACATCAGGTAATTCACACAAGGGAGATACCCTAA
- the LOC123933557 gene encoding zinc finger protein 33B-like isoform X1 translates to MNKSQKCAGQGSVSFRDVTVDFTRDEWLQLTGTQRTLYRDVMLENYSHLVSVGCRLTKPEVIFRLEQGGELWPSEAEFPDQGDQDRSQKDQDKHLWRVSLINKKSLTKKRENVFREIPCQDFSHGKRLENVPESIISNNNYSGKNSDEINAFGKLLSGNNQGNTHPGKKSGEQNLGGKSPSHIEGCTEQQKIQTLGPLFENNECGEIFLNKAAVITPTRAQTEEQSCDSKEQGRNTRDEAALEVFQETHTRKNRCEVSECLKSTLLKHQKVNVECNENQTNFSKKSHDTQPSETHTGEKTVECSHCQKSFDQEAHLIQHQKTHTREKPCRSNTSRNTLQKSQLMDPPRSQAGEKLSDYSEAPVPSGLTDQQRTRSEGKLYVCNECKKSFRHSSALKVHQRIHTGEKPYQCTECGKSFYAKSNLNHHQRTHTGEKPYECKECGKSFCVKSNLTKHQKTHTGEKPFKCNECGKTFLQKSQFADHQRTHTGERPYVCNECGKSFYYKSTLHVHQGKHTEEKPFKCTDCGKSFCYKSALIIHQVSHTGKKPYDCNECGKTFCVKSNLTKHQKIHTGLKPYECNECGKAFSMNSILIVHQRTHTGEKPYGCNECEKSFYKKSALTKHQKTHTGEKPHECNECGKAFHMKSTLIIHQRTHTGEKPFKCNECEKSFYVKSLLNIHQRNHTGKKPHVCSECGKAFSMKSNLTDHQRTHSEEKPYECNECQKTFRHKSTLTVHQRTHTGEKPYKCNECGKSFYMKSALSQHQRIHTGEKPYECKECGKSFFQKSHLTKHQRTHTGEKPYECKECKKTFFQKSHLIEHQRTHTGEKPHECNKCGKSFCYKSALTIHQRTHTEEKPYKCNECEKSFCMKSHLTVHQRTHTGKNPFECKECGKTFYVKSNLINHQRTHTGEKPYECKRCGKSFCMKSTLTVHQRTHTGEKPYECNECGKSFCKKSTLTKHQVIHTREIP, encoded by the exons AAATGTGCTGGTCAGGGATCCGTGTCATTCAGGGATGTGACTGTGGACTTTACCCGGGATGAGTGGTTACAACTGACGGGCACACAGAGGACACTGTACCGGGACGTGATGCTGGAGAACTACAGTCACCTGGTCTCAGTGG GGTGTCGCCTCACCAAACCAGAGGTGATCTTCAGGCTGGAGCAAGGAGGAGAGCTGTGGCCCTCAGAGGCAGAATTCCCAGACCAGGGTGATCAAG ACAGAAGCCAGAAAGACCAAGACAAACATCTGTGGCGAGTTTCACTCATCAACAAAAAATCACTGactaagaagagagaaaatgttttcaGAGAAATACCCTGTCAGGATTTCTCTCATGGAAAACGtctggaaaatgttccagaatCAATTATTAGTAATAACAATTATTCAGGTAAGAACTCTGATGAAATTAATGCATTTGGGAAGTTACTCTCTGGTAATAACCAAGGAAATACTCATCCTGGAAAAAAGTCTGGTGAACAGAACCTAGGTGGGAAATCCCCAAGTCATATTGAGGGCTGTACTGAGCAACAGAAAATTCAAACTTTGGGGCCactttttgaaaataatgaatGTGGAGAAATCTTTCTTAATAAGGCAGCTGTCATTACACCTACGAGGGCTCAAACAGAAGAGCAGTCCTGTGATTCTAAGGAACAAGGGCGAAATACCAGAGATGAGGCAGCCCTTGAAGTCTTTCAGGAAACTCACACAAGGAAGAACCGCTGTGAGGTCAGTGAGTGCCTGAAGTCAACCCTCTTAAAACATCAGAAAGTTAATGTGGAATGTAATGAAAATCAGACTAATTTCAGCAAGAAGTCCCATGACACTCAACCTTCTGAaactcacacaggagagaaaacGGTTGAATGTAGTCATTGCCAAAAATCTTTTGACCAGGAGGCCCACCTGATTCAGCACCAGAAGACACACACAAGAGAGAAACCCTGTCGAAGTAATACATCTAGAAACACCCTTCAGAAATCACAACTCATGGACCCTCCGCGATCTCAGGCAGGGGAGAAACTCAGTGACTACAGCGAAGCCCCCGTGCCATCAGGCCTTACCGATCAGCAGAGAACACGGTCAGAAGGGAAGCTTTATGTGTGTAACGAGTGCAAGAAGTCTTTCCGTCATAGCTCAGCCCTCAAAGtccatcagagaattcacacaggagagaagcccTATCAATGCACCGAGTGTGGGAAATCCTTCTATGCCAAATCAAACTTGAACCATCATCAGAGGACTCATACAGGGGAGAAGCCCTATGAATGTAAGGAGTGTGGGAAATCCTTCTGTGTGAAATCAAACTTAACTAAACATCAGAAAACACATACAGGAGAGAAACCTTtcaaatgtaatgaatgtgggaaaactTTCTTACAGAAGTCACAGTTTGCTGACCATCAGAGAACACACACGGGGGAGAGACCCTATGTATGTAATGAGTGCGGTAAGTCCTTCTACTATAAGTCAACCCTGCATGTACATCAGGGGAAGCATACAGAAGAGAAACCCTTTAAATGCACTGACTGTGGGAAATCCTTCTGCTATAAATCTGCCTTAATTATCCATCAGGTGTCTCACACGGGGAAGAAACCCTATGActgtaatgaatgtgggaaaaccTTCTGTGTGAAGTCAAACCTCACTAAACATCAGAAAATTCACACTGGTTTGAAACCTTATGAATGTAATGAGTGTGGCAAAGCCTTCTCTATGAATTCGATCCTAATAGTACACCAGAGAACCCACACGGGGGAGAAACCCTATGGATGCAATGAATGTGAGAAGTCCTTCTATAAAAAATCAGCCCTCACTAAACACCAGAAAACACACACAGGGGAGAAACCACATGAGTGTAacgaatgtgggaaggccttccATATGAAATCCACCTTGATCATACACCAGAGaactcacactggagagaaaccctttaaatgtaatgaatgtgAAAAGTCATTCTATGTGAAGTCACTTCTTAACATTCATCAGAGAAATCACACGGGAAAGAAACCCCATGTATGtagtgaatgtgggaaagccttttcTATGAAGTCCAATCTCACCGATCATCAGAGGACACATTCAGaagagaaaccctatgaatgtaacgAATGTCAGAAGACCTTTCGCCATAAGTCAACTTTAACGGTACACCAGCGAACTCACACAGGGGAGAAACCCtataaatgtaatgaatgtgggaaatcctTCTATATGAAGTCAGCCCTCAGTCAACACCAGAGAATACACACAGGGGAAAAGCCTtatgaatgtaaagaatgtgggaaaTCCTTCTTCCAGAAGTCACACCTCACAAAACATCAGCGCACACACACAggggagaaaccctatgaatgtaaggaatgtaaAAAAACCTTCTTCCAGAAGTCACACCTCATTGAACACCAGAGAACACACACTGGGGAGAAGCCCCATGAATGTAACAAGTGTGGGAAATCTTTCTGTTATAAATCAGCCTTAACCAtacatcagagaactcacacagaaGAGAAACCATATAAATGCAATGAATGTGAGAAATCTTTCTGTATGAAATCACACCTCACTGtacatcagagaactcacacaggaaaGAACCCCtttgaatgtaaggaatgtgggaagacTTTTTATGTGAAGTCAAACCTCATTAATCATCAGAGGACTCATACAGGGGAGAAGCCCTATGAATGTAAGCGATGTGGGAAGTCCTTCTGTATGAAGTCGACCCTCACAGTTCATCAGCGCACACACACGGGGGAGAAGCCCTATGAATGTAACGAATGTGGGAAGTCATTCTGCAAGAAGTCGACTCTCACAAAACATCAGGTAATTCACACAAGGGAGATACCCTAA
- the LOC123933557 gene encoding zinc finger protein 665-like isoform X2 produces MLENYSHLVSVGCRLTKPEVIFRLEQGGELWPSEAEFPDQGDQDRSQKDQDKHLWRVSLINKKSLTKKRENVFREIPCQDFSHGKRLENVPESIISNNNYSGKNSDEINAFGKLLSGNNQGNTHPGKKSGEQNLGGKSPSHIEGCTEQQKIQTLGPLFENNECGEIFLNKAAVITPTRAQTEEQSCDSKEQGRNTRDEAALEVFQETHTRKNRCEVSECLKSTLLKHQKVNVECNENQTNFSKKSHDTQPSETHTGEKTVECSHCQKSFDQEAHLIQHQKTHTREKPCRSNTSRNTLQKSQLMDPPRSQAGEKLSDYSEAPVPSGLTDQQRTRSEGKLYVCNECKKSFRHSSALKVHQRIHTGEKPYQCTECGKSFYAKSNLNHHQRTHTGEKPYECKECGKSFCVKSNLTKHQKTHTGEKPFKCNECGKTFLQKSQFADHQRTHTGERPYVCNECGKSFYYKSTLHVHQGKHTEEKPFKCTDCGKSFCYKSALIIHQVSHTGKKPYDCNECGKTFCVKSNLTKHQKIHTGLKPYECNECGKAFSMNSILIVHQRTHTGEKPYGCNECEKSFYKKSALTKHQKTHTGEKPHECNECGKAFHMKSTLIIHQRTHTGEKPFKCNECEKSFYVKSLLNIHQRNHTGKKPHVCSECGKAFSMKSNLTDHQRTHSEEKPYECNECQKTFRHKSTLTVHQRTHTGEKPYKCNECGKSFYMKSALSQHQRIHTGEKPYECKECGKSFFQKSHLTKHQRTHTGEKPYECKECKKTFFQKSHLIEHQRTHTGEKPHECNKCGKSFCYKSALTIHQRTHTEEKPYKCNECEKSFCMKSHLTVHQRTHTGKNPFECKECGKTFYVKSNLINHQRTHTGEKPYECKRCGKSFCMKSTLTVHQRTHTGEKPYECNECGKSFCKKSTLTKHQVIHTREIP; encoded by the exons ATGCTGGAGAACTACAGTCACCTGGTCTCAGTGG GGTGTCGCCTCACCAAACCAGAGGTGATCTTCAGGCTGGAGCAAGGAGGAGAGCTGTGGCCCTCAGAGGCAGAATTCCCAGACCAGGGTGATCAAG ACAGAAGCCAGAAAGACCAAGACAAACATCTGTGGCGAGTTTCACTCATCAACAAAAAATCACTGactaagaagagagaaaatgttttcaGAGAAATACCCTGTCAGGATTTCTCTCATGGAAAACGtctggaaaatgttccagaatCAATTATTAGTAATAACAATTATTCAGGTAAGAACTCTGATGAAATTAATGCATTTGGGAAGTTACTCTCTGGTAATAACCAAGGAAATACTCATCCTGGAAAAAAGTCTGGTGAACAGAACCTAGGTGGGAAATCCCCAAGTCATATTGAGGGCTGTACTGAGCAACAGAAAATTCAAACTTTGGGGCCactttttgaaaataatgaatGTGGAGAAATCTTTCTTAATAAGGCAGCTGTCATTACACCTACGAGGGCTCAAACAGAAGAGCAGTCCTGTGATTCTAAGGAACAAGGGCGAAATACCAGAGATGAGGCAGCCCTTGAAGTCTTTCAGGAAACTCACACAAGGAAGAACCGCTGTGAGGTCAGTGAGTGCCTGAAGTCAACCCTCTTAAAACATCAGAAAGTTAATGTGGAATGTAATGAAAATCAGACTAATTTCAGCAAGAAGTCCCATGACACTCAACCTTCTGAaactcacacaggagagaaaacGGTTGAATGTAGTCATTGCCAAAAATCTTTTGACCAGGAGGCCCACCTGATTCAGCACCAGAAGACACACACAAGAGAGAAACCCTGTCGAAGTAATACATCTAGAAACACCCTTCAGAAATCACAACTCATGGACCCTCCGCGATCTCAGGCAGGGGAGAAACTCAGTGACTACAGCGAAGCCCCCGTGCCATCAGGCCTTACCGATCAGCAGAGAACACGGTCAGAAGGGAAGCTTTATGTGTGTAACGAGTGCAAGAAGTCTTTCCGTCATAGCTCAGCCCTCAAAGtccatcagagaattcacacaggagagaagcccTATCAATGCACCGAGTGTGGGAAATCCTTCTATGCCAAATCAAACTTGAACCATCATCAGAGGACTCATACAGGGGAGAAGCCCTATGAATGTAAGGAGTGTGGGAAATCCTTCTGTGTGAAATCAAACTTAACTAAACATCAGAAAACACATACAGGAGAGAAACCTTtcaaatgtaatgaatgtgggaaaactTTCTTACAGAAGTCACAGTTTGCTGACCATCAGAGAACACACACGGGGGAGAGACCCTATGTATGTAATGAGTGCGGTAAGTCCTTCTACTATAAGTCAACCCTGCATGTACATCAGGGGAAGCATACAGAAGAGAAACCCTTTAAATGCACTGACTGTGGGAAATCCTTCTGCTATAAATCTGCCTTAATTATCCATCAGGTGTCTCACACGGGGAAGAAACCCTATGActgtaatgaatgtgggaaaaccTTCTGTGTGAAGTCAAACCTCACTAAACATCAGAAAATTCACACTGGTTTGAAACCTTATGAATGTAATGAGTGTGGCAAAGCCTTCTCTATGAATTCGATCCTAATAGTACACCAGAGAACCCACACGGGGGAGAAACCCTATGGATGCAATGAATGTGAGAAGTCCTTCTATAAAAAATCAGCCCTCACTAAACACCAGAAAACACACACAGGGGAGAAACCACATGAGTGTAacgaatgtgggaaggccttccATATGAAATCCACCTTGATCATACACCAGAGaactcacactggagagaaaccctttaaatgtaatgaatgtgAAAAGTCATTCTATGTGAAGTCACTTCTTAACATTCATCAGAGAAATCACACGGGAAAGAAACCCCATGTATGtagtgaatgtgggaaagccttttcTATGAAGTCCAATCTCACCGATCATCAGAGGACACATTCAGaagagaaaccctatgaatgtaacgAATGTCAGAAGACCTTTCGCCATAAGTCAACTTTAACGGTACACCAGCGAACTCACACAGGGGAGAAACCCtataaatgtaatgaatgtgggaaatcctTCTATATGAAGTCAGCCCTCAGTCAACACCAGAGAATACACACAGGGGAAAAGCCTtatgaatgtaaagaatgtgggaaaTCCTTCTTCCAGAAGTCACACCTCACAAAACATCAGCGCACACACACAggggagaaaccctatgaatgtaaggaatgtaaAAAAACCTTCTTCCAGAAGTCACACCTCATTGAACACCAGAGAACACACACTGGGGAGAAGCCCCATGAATGTAACAAGTGTGGGAAATCTTTCTGTTATAAATCAGCCTTAACCAtacatcagagaactcacacagaaGAGAAACCATATAAATGCAATGAATGTGAGAAATCTTTCTGTATGAAATCACACCTCACTGtacatcagagaactcacacaggaaaGAACCCCtttgaatgtaaggaatgtgggaagacTTTTTATGTGAAGTCAAACCTCATTAATCATCAGAGGACTCATACAGGGGAGAAGCCCTATGAATGTAAGCGATGTGGGAAGTCCTTCTGTATGAAGTCGACCCTCACAGTTCATCAGCGCACACACACGGGGGAGAAGCCCTATGAATGTAACGAATGTGGGAAGTCATTCTGCAAGAAGTCGACTCTCACAAAACATCAGGTAATTCACACAAGGGAGATACCCTAA